The following coding sequences lie in one Listeria ivanovii subsp. londoniensis genomic window:
- the ilvN gene encoding acetolactate synthase small subunit has product MRRIITATVNNSSGVLNRITGVISRRQYNIDSISVGWTEIPNVSRITIVVHVDSLYEIEQVTKQLNKQIDVLKVSDITDDAHIERELALIKINSPAALRSELNAVIEPFRATVIDVGTKNVVIQVTGTSEKIDAFVDIVRPYGIKQMARTGVTGFTRSAKKMN; this is encoded by the coding sequence ATGCGCCGAATTATTACTGCAACAGTTAACAACTCATCTGGCGTACTAAATCGGATTACTGGGGTTATCTCCAGACGCCAATATAATATTGATAGCATATCTGTTGGCTGGACCGAAATCCCTAATGTTTCGCGGATTACCATCGTTGTCCATGTTGATTCGCTATACGAAATTGAACAAGTTACGAAACAACTAAATAAACAAATTGATGTGCTTAAAGTTAGTGATATTACTGACGACGCACATATTGAACGTGAACTTGCTTTAATTAAAATTAACTCCCCCGCCGCCTTGCGTTCCGAGCTAAATGCTGTTATCGAACCATTCAGAGCGACCGTGATTGATGTCGGCACAAAAAATGTTGTCATCCAAGTCACCGGAACAAGCGAAAAAATCGACGCCTTTGTCGATATCGTCCGCCCTTACGGAATTAAACAAATGGCAAGAACTGGCGTAACCGGCTTTACACGAAGCGCCAAAAAAATGAATTAA
- the ilvC gene encoding ketol-acid reductoisomerase: MTKVYYEDAVKNNALEGKTVAVIGYGSQGHAHSQNLRDNGNEVIIGIREGKSAETARNDGFDVYSVSDAAAKADVIMILLPDETQGDTYEKEIKPNLKAGNALVFAHGFNIHFDVINPPSDVDVFLVAPKGPGHLVRRTFVEGGAVPSLFAIYQDATGNARDTALSYAKGIGATRAGVIETTFKEETETDLFGEQAVLCGGATHLIQAGFETLVEAGYQPELAYFEVLHEMKLIVDLMYEGGMEKMRDSISNTAEYGDYVSGPRVVTADTKKAMKEVLTDIQNGNFAKAFIDDNKNGFKEFHRMRAEQQGHQIEQVGANLREMMPFVKPQH; the protein is encoded by the coding sequence ATGACAAAAGTTTATTATGAAGATGCAGTGAAAAATAACGCACTAGAAGGTAAAACAGTAGCAGTAATCGGATACGGTTCTCAAGGACACGCCCATTCTCAAAATTTGCGCGACAATGGCAATGAAGTCATTATCGGTATTCGTGAAGGAAAATCCGCTGAAACAGCTAGAAATGATGGTTTTGATGTATATTCTGTTAGCGATGCAGCAGCCAAAGCCGATGTCATTATGATTCTTTTACCAGATGAAACACAAGGCGACACTTATGAAAAAGAAATTAAACCTAACCTAAAAGCTGGCAATGCACTTGTTTTTGCACATGGTTTTAATATCCATTTTGACGTAATTAACCCACCGAGCGATGTGGATGTTTTCTTAGTAGCTCCAAAAGGACCAGGCCATCTCGTTCGCCGTACATTTGTTGAAGGTGGCGCTGTCCCTTCCCTATTCGCGATTTATCAAGATGCAACTGGGAATGCTCGTGACACTGCCCTTTCTTATGCAAAAGGAATTGGTGCCACTCGAGCCGGTGTTATCGAAACTACTTTCAAAGAAGAAACCGAAACAGATCTATTTGGTGAACAAGCTGTTCTTTGTGGCGGGGCAACTCACTTAATCCAAGCTGGGTTCGAAACGCTTGTAGAAGCAGGCTACCAACCAGAACTTGCTTATTTCGAAGTTCTCCATGAAATGAAATTAATCGTTGACTTGATGTATGAAGGCGGCATGGAAAAAATGCGTGACTCCATCTCTAACACAGCAGAATACGGTGATTACGTATCTGGTCCTCGCGTTGTTACAGCAGACACGAAAAAAGCAATGAAAGAAGTACTTACCGACATTCAAAATGGAAACTTCGCTAAAGCCTTTATTGATGATAATAAAAATGGCTTTAAAGAGTTCCATAGAATGCGCGCCGAACAACAAGGTCATCAAATCGAACAAGTTGGCGCTAACCTTCGCGAAATGATGCCTTTTGTGAAACCACAACATTAA